In the Hevea brasiliensis isolate MT/VB/25A 57/8 chromosome 8, ASM3005281v1, whole genome shotgun sequence genome, tcctacatacccaaaatataaaagaaaaatattaaataataataaaataaaataattttaatatatatatatatattgggtgGAAGAACGTGGACGAATAGAGAGTGAAGGGACGAACAGAGAATAaaggttttatatatatatacggaCGTGGACGAAGGTATAaagatttaaatatatatatatatataatctaaattgaaggttactatctcacagtaatcatgatcaacttaattcaataccaatgatcaaaggaaaaaaaaaaatttctagagtagttgtaacaaatcgaggaaagaaaataaaatcaaattcacccattattgaataaaaaatgaggatttttaccttgaaaacagaatcaaatgtgatgaatagagaagtaaaaatttaagaattctctgcgcacatcagattataaatagtaaatttatatatttatatatatatatatacatatataaaaataatttaaaagataatgaGAATTCCTGTTTAGAGTATTTGATAGGAAAAAGGatgtgacaaacaggttttgagagcaaagtttagcagaagagatgattagagtatatatatatatatttcaagagtcctattaggtgtagaatgagataagagttattattgaactggattgttcagattgcagatatatatttaatttcaaatataatatatatatctaaaaataaataagcagaccatctaataaaaaatatatattttttataaatatattaaattattattaattaattaaaataaaataataataaataataaatatatatgaatTTTCACAAACTTTGATGCCAAACATCTCAGTTTCTAAAAATCAGGCAGCCATCACATATATAATTTGTCTTTTCCCCACAGATTTCCAACATCTTTCATTATTTTCAACAATTGACGGATTACATTCTGAGTTCACTTCTTAGCTTTCTTTATTGTTATGCAATTGTATCCCAATACTTCTTGCATATAATTGATCACTGTTTCACCAGAATCTAATTCACTCGGCAATCAGCCTTGTGTGTgtgtctctctctttctctctctgccCCCATGGCTGAAACAGCTCCACTGGTTGCCACCCAAGCATCTCCTACAACACCATCCAAGAGAATAACTAGCATCATCAAACTACTAGCTGAGTCACCTGGTCTCACCAACATCCCATCCACTCACACTTTCACCCTCAATTCCCATGACCAAGTAGTTTCAGACACAGAAGAGCCTGTTCCTGTCATAGACTACTCTCTTCTTATTTCAAGTAGTCCTGATCAACGGTCCAAAATCATTCATGACCTTCGCAAAGCATGTCAGTATTGGGGCTTCTTCATggtataacttttttttttttttacaactgTTTTTCTTTAGTTTATTTTTTCACCCTTTTGCCTCAAGTGTTTAAAAGTTTTATTGATTCCAGGTGATCAATCATGGAGTACCAGAGAGACTAATGAGATCAATGATTGATGCATGTAGAGAATTTTTTGATCTGCCGGAGGAGGAGAAGCAGGAGTATGAAGGTAAGCATGTATTAGACCCAATACGGTGTGGCACCAGCTTTAATACTTCAGTGGAGAAGGTCTTTTGTTGGAGGGATTTTCTCAAGCTCTTTGTACATCCCGTGTTTCACTCACCCAGCAAACCTGCTGAGTTCAGGTAAATGTTGCTACCTTTCTTAACAACCTTAGCAAACAggagaaatgaaattataaacaaaaataaaaaaaattctgacAATTTATGAGCTGTAGTTGATTCATCACTGGTTGTCATGACTGACATCATGTGGAACTGTGGGTGAATCCAATCTATTGTTGGATATCATGCACTGGACATGATTGTGATAGCCCCTTTCATTCTTGTCTTTTTTTGCTGGAATGTTTGACTTTTTCTGATTAATGATCAATATCCACTTGGCATATGATAAGGGGGTTAAACATAAAATGACAATTCATTAACTCTAGCAAGTTGCAACGGCCAAAATTCGTGGAATGTAGAAGGCTAATGCTCTAATTTTTGCATCAACTTTATTGATGTAGTGAGAATCTGTTAGAATACTCCAAAAGAGTAAGAGAAGTAGCAAGAGAATTACTAAAAGGGATATCAGAGAGCTTGGGATTGGGAACAAATTACATAGACAAAGCACTGAATTTGGAGCAAGGCCTACAGGTCAGTATAGCAAACTACTACCCACCTTGCACACAACCAGAACTTGCAATGGGCCTGCCCTCTCACTCGGATCATGGCCTCTTGACCATTCTAATACAGAATGGAGTTAGTGGCCTTCAAGTGCAACACAAAGGGAAGTGGGTCAATATGAATGGCTACCCCAATTCCTTTCTGGTTAACACAGGAGATCATCTTGAGGTGCAAGCATTTCCTGCCTTGCTTATTTTAGAACTTGAAAAATATTATGCTCATTGCCTCTGTTGAAACATCATTTTCTTTGCTATAgattttgagtaatggaaagtaCAAGAGCGTTGAACATCGAGCGGTTGTGAACAAGAAAGCTGCAAGAATATCCTTAGCCATGGCACATGGACCTTCACTAGATTCAGTCGTTACTCCTGCACCAGAGTTGCTAGACCGAGAAGGGAATGCACCAGCGTATATTGAAATGAAGTATGGGAAATACTTGGAGCTTCAGCAAAGCAGCAAGCTGGATGGGAAATCCTGCTTGGATCAAGTACGAATTTGAGGTCTAGCTGCCAAAGTATTGAAGCCTGATGGTGTTGGGAGTTTTCCAAAATAATTGTTACTTGTATCTTAAACTATGGTGTTTCTTTGTGACCTGAACTTTATATTTCGCCAAGAGAAATCCATACATTCGTACAAAGAAGTCTGTCGTTCCTCATTGGCATTGCTCTCTGGTATTATAATTGTTACTCTGCTGCCGGTGGCAGAGAATTTTATCTTTGTTGTTCTACCACAAAAAAATTCGGAGTTGAGAAGGGGATTTCTCTTGTTTTGTCTCTCGGAGGCGTCATTTCCTACTTCTCTGGTGAGCTCCGGCAAAGCTAGAAAATTAGAATCAGGCTTCAAAATTAAATGTGCTTTAATCATGTGTTGAATATATGTAACAAGTGACTATGGATTTGTTGCAAAGTGCTAGATTGACAATGCCAATGCCTTGCAATCTAGCATTGCTTTTAAAATTTTACCATGAAGAGAGATCTATTAAACAACACTAACGAAGGAAGTTAAAGATAGTAGGGAAAGAGAATGGAATACAAAATCTGAGTTAGCACAAGATTCTATTTATTATCTTAGTTCATGATAAAACTTTTATAAAACAATTACTCTTCTTAAACATAGATATTCAATGTTTTAGCAACCTTTGAAATTGACACACTTCAGAAATCTCAGATTAGAAAAACAGCCTAAAGGAATCTCATTAGATACATGAAATTAGCCAACAAaacataatgaaaaaaaaaaaaaatttaagtgcATTGCTTCAATAACTGACTTATAGCAGATGGGCTATCTACCCCTTGCATTAACTAGGTAGTGCCATTGCATATGTACTTGTCCCTACAGCTGTGTACATGTATTAACTACAAAGATAAAAAATTTTATCCAATAGTTCAGTTAGCTCATTCTAGGAGACAAATGAATATGATCCAAAAGATAGGAACTGCTAGAAAATAGCAGCATAATCATTAAGCCCAAAGGCAGCAAGAATTATGTTGAAAGTATCCATTGCATGAATTTCAATTGAACTTTATTTAGCTGCACAAATACCATAGATAGCCTATAAACCAAGAAAATATTAATTCTTTTGTCTTGTTACAGCCAAAGTTTCTCCATACTTAATAGAGGATCTCTTTTTATCCATGGCTAGCTTCTGACTGCATTAATGTACATTTCTGTAGAAGTTTACACTagggaacaaaaaaaaaaaaagagggaaagCAGGCGAGATAAATtcacaaaaaaataaagaaacatcACTGTATCACCCCAATCCCATGTTCAATTTTTTAGCAAGCGAGAGACAATAATAACAATAAACGACAGTGCCAGCCAAAGACATACTCTCCAGTATTTTCCACAAGAAATCTCTGGAATTTTCCACATATTGCAGAAAACTTTTAGTGTCAACTATAGTAAATTCCTACACCAGTCTTGGCTGGCCACACTGCCTTTGTTAGAAGCATTGTGTTCCAATTATACTTATGATCTCCGTATCATTGGTGAAGTTTTTGAATGATCGAAACCAATGCACAATTATGAATTGCATACTAGTCTAAGAGCCATAAACACACTCTCCATTACCCTTATATTTTTACAcattttttgttttaaaatttcttgcTTTTCCATATGCCATCAACACCACCAGCTCCCATGTTATTAAAAGCAATGCAAAAACACAACCAACTCAATTGCCAGCAGACACTAGAGCACTTCTGAGCAAGACAAGTTAAATAATCCATCCCTCGAAGATGCTAATACAATATGAAATTCCAGTTCAAAAATTcttaaaagagaaagaaagagaagaaattgtacccTACAGCTTAATGAACTTTCTGATAATGtagcaaaaataattaaaaaaaaaaaaactttatcccATTTTCTCCGACCAAACACAAGTTTACATAGCTGCAAATTGCACACTACGCTCTCTGGGCCTGTTTTTCCCCTCTCTCATTTTTGGTTAGAATCTGACTTTCCCTCCATGTTGAACCCAAATGATCGAAAAATAAGTATACCCACAAACGATGTCTTAATCAAACAAACTTACACCTAAACCACCAAAGACAACGACGCAAAATAATCAACGAAAACTAACATTGGTATTAACAAAACCCTAAAAATGGATATTATACtagaaaagggaaaaaaaaaaacaaaaaagagaaAAGCAGGAGAGCAAAACAAcaaatttcctttattttttccaAATTGTATAATGCAAACAGTAATAGATATTAAGGACTTCGATGAAGAACCTTTTCTCGTCGGAGATGATGAGCGATTCGAGTTAATTCGCCGCGTGGAGATTGGTTCTCCCAATGTTCATCTCAGTAGCTAGCTACTTGGGGTGCAAACTCAAGCATATAGACTCCGGGCCCGAGTTAAGTGAAGAAATAAACTACGTCGTTTACATGAGAAAAACCCTTTAGTTCTAAACTACGTCGTTTTAATCCCACTGTCGGTCGAGGCGAAAGGCGCCATCGCATCGCAGTTTCGGTTTCTTTTCTCTTACAAAATTTCTGCCCTTCATCCACCGGGAACTGATTGCTTTGAAGCCGCCGCCATCATTGTCGGTCACCTTTGGCGTTCTCCCTCTCTATTCCCGACGTTTCCATTCACCAGCCGCTACTTTCAAGCCGTTACAGTTGTTGTCTGTTTAGATTGAACTGCAGGAGTCGTAATAGCTACTTACACCTCTTCCTCGCTTCCTTCTTTCCAAGTCGTTCTCTTTCAGAGTTTCAGTATCTTCACTGACCCAAGAATTACCCGATTGGAGGAAGTCCATTCGAGGGAGATTCAAACATTTCCCCAATTCGAATACTATTAAACTGAGGTAAACTCTCTCCAGACTGATTGTTTTGTTTGTAGACATGCTTTGTTGAGCTGGATTCTGTTTCTAAATATGATTTGTTTAGCTTTGATGACTTTAAATTTGTGGAAATACACTTAAGAGGGGATTTCAATTGGGTTTAATATTTGCTCAGAGTATTTGAATTGCAGACATAGAtaaagtttattattattattttttcgttAGGTTGGTTTGAGACTTTGTTGAAGACAGCCAATTTAAGCATAAATTAGATTAAGATCCTCTATAGTTGCATTGAACCTTGTCAAAATGAAGGTCAGCAAAAGTTATCCAATTTGCTTTCCTATAGTTTATTTGCTTCAGGTGTTATTTTCTTTGAATCTTAACTTATATACATACAAGTAGCCTCAGTTTATTTACTTTGATCAATCCTTTTGGTGTGTTCGCTAGTGATGATGGTAATGATTAGGTTCCTGCAGACAGTCATTTCTATAATCATGATGACAATGATTAGCCTCAGTTTAATTGGATGTTTGATACTTTTTGGCCATGGATGTTTGATACTTGTTTACTAATCATGTGCATCTTTTTCTATGTTTGATAGCAGTGAGGAGGTCAATAAAGCAGTAGTTACATAAATACAAGGTTGTTTATTATCTTGACGATGAGGACAGAAGAAGTGAACTGGTGCCAGATTCAGGAATGGTACCCAAAATTCAAGTCtgtatctatcagaactataatTCATGAGCTTCCAGAATCTTTTGTTGAGTACCTTCTTGATGATGTAGGGCCCTTTATACTACCCATTTCTGTCTCTAATGAAGATGCTTTACCCAATAGAATTCATAATCCTATAGATGAAGAGGATTATCAAGTGTCAGAAGGGTCAGGAGATGAAGCAGAGCAACCTGTATCACCCCCATCTTTCCCAGAACTTGAATTGAAGATTAAGGAATCAATTGAAATCCTTGGAGGTGCAGTTTTTCCTAAGCTGAACTGGAGTTCCCCAAAAGACTCAGCTTGGATTAGCACATCTGGAACCCTCTGTTGCACTTCATTCAGTGAGATTGCATTATTGCTTCGGTCATCTGATTCGTTGGTCCATGATTTGTGCCATGCCTATGATTCATGCAGCAACAAAACCATGTCAAGACCCCCAAATTTCTTCCTTGCACTCCGCAAGTGGTATTCATCTTTGTTGCCTGAGATGGAATTCCGTTGCTTTGTTTGGGGTCATCACCTCGTTGGCATCTCACAGCGTGAAGTCACTACATTTTATCCTGTTCTCCTTGAGAAGAAAAGTGATCTTCAACTGCtgattgagaatttatttatggatAATGTGAGGCTGAATTTTGAGTCAGAGAATTACACATTTGATATTTATGTCACCAGGGATGAGCGTGTTAAAATTGTGGATTTTAATCCTTGGGGTGCATTTACACTTCCATTGCTTTTTACTTGGGAGGAATTAGGGCAGAATGCGAGAGAAGGGAACAGTGTGGACTTCAGAATTGTGGAGAGCCAATGTGGAATTCGGCCAGGGCTGAAAACAGCAGTTCCACAGGATTATTTGGATACTAGTCCAGGGAGTGGTTGGGATCAGTTCTTGAAGAAAGTTGATGCAGAGTTCAAGCAACAGGGAACTTCTCCTACAGGTGGATCTGATGCTTGAAGATTTTGGAGGTGTTTTTACCTTTTGGGTTGATTCAGGTTGTCGTGCAGGTTTTTCAAACCTGGTTTCATG is a window encoding:
- the LOC131182283 gene encoding 2-oxoglutarate-dependent dioxygenase 19-like isoform X1, producing the protein MAETAPLVATQASPTTPSKRITSIIKLLAESPGLTNIPSTHTFTLNSHDQVVSDTEEPVPVIDYSLLISSSPDQRSKIIHDLRKACQYWGFFMVINHGVPERLMRSMIDACREFFDLPEEEKQEYEGKHVLDPIRCGTSFNTSVEKVFCWRDFLKLFVHPVFHSPSKPAEFSENLLEYSKRVREVARELLKGISESLGLGTNYIDKALNLEQGLQVSIANYYPPCTQPELAMGLPSHSDHGLLTILIQNGVSGLQVQHKGKWVNMNGYPNSFLVNTGDHLEILSNGKYKSVEHRAVVNKKAARISLAMAHGPSLDSVVTPAPELLDREGNAPAYIEMKYGKYLELQQSSKLDGKSCLDQVRI
- the LOC131182283 gene encoding 2-oxoglutarate-dependent dioxygenase 19-like isoform X2, with the translated sequence MAETAPLVATQASPTTPSKRITSIIKLLAESPGLTNIPSTHTFTLNSHDQVVSDTEEPVPVIDYSLLISSSPDQRSKIIHDLRKACQYWGFFMVINHGVPERLMRSMIDACREFFDLPEEEKQEYEGKHVLDPIRCGTSFNTSVEKVFCWRDFLKLFVHPVFHSPSKPAEFSENLLEYSKRVREVARELLKGISESLGLGTNYIDKALNLEQGLQNGVSGLQVQHKGKWVNMNGYPNSFLVNTGDHLEILSNGKYKSVEHRAVVNKKAARISLAMAHGPSLDSVVTPAPELLDREGNAPAYIEMKYGKYLELQQSSKLDGKSCLDQVRI
- the LOC131182283 gene encoding 2-oxoglutarate-dependent dioxygenase 19-like isoform X3, encoding MAETAPLVATQASPTTPSKRITSIIKLLAESPGLTNIPSTHTFTLNSHDQVVSDTEEPVPVIDYSLLISSSPDQRSKIIHDLRKACQYWGFFMVINHGVPERLMRSMIDACREFFDLPEEEKQEYEGKHVLDPIRCGTSFNTSVEKVFCWRDFLKLFVHPVFHSPSKPAEFSENLLEYSKRVREVARELLKGISESLGLGTNYIDKALNLEQGLQILSNGKYKSVEHRAVVNKKAARISLAMAHGPSLDSVVTPAPELLDREGNAPAYIEMKYGKYLELQQSSKLDGKSCLDQVRI
- the LOC131182284 gene encoding uncharacterized protein LOC131182284 isoform X3, translated to MRTEEVNWCQIQEWYPKFKSVSIRTIIHELPESFVEYLLDDVGPFILPISVSNEDALPNRIHNPIDEEDYQVSEGSGDEAEQPVSPPSFPELELKIKESIEILGGAVFPKLNWSSPKDSAWISTSGTLCCTSFSEIALLLRSSDSLVHDLCHAYDSCSNKTMSRPPNFFLALRKWYSSLLPEMEFRCFVWGHHLVGISQREVTTFYPVLLEKKSDLQLLIENLFMDNVRLNFESENYTFDIYVTRDERVKIVDFNPWGAFTLPLLFTWEELGQNAREGNSVDFRIVESQCGIRPGLKTAVPQDYLDTSPGSGWDQFLKKVDAEFKQQGTSPTGGSDA
- the LOC131182284 gene encoding uncharacterized protein LOC131182284 isoform X1, with the protein product MRTEEVNWCQIQEWYPKFKSVSIRTIIHELPESFVEYLLDDVGPFILPISVSNEDALPNRIHNPIDEEDYQVSEGSGDEAEQPVSPPSFPELELKIKESIEILGGAVFPKLNWSSPKDSAWISTSGTLCCTSFSEIALLLRSSDSLVHDLCHAYDSCSNKTMSRPPNFFLALRKWYSSLLPEMEFRCFVWGHHLVGISQREVTTFYPVLLEKKSDLQLLIENLFMDNVRLNFESENYTFDIYVTRDERVKIVDFNPWGAFTLPLLFTWEELGQNAREGNSVDFRIVESQCGIRPGLKTAVPQDYLDTSPGSGWDQFLKKVDAEFKQQGTSPTGIHSLNHKD
- the LOC131182284 gene encoding uncharacterized protein LOC131182284 isoform X2 — encoded protein: MRTEEVNWCQIQEWYPKFKSVSIRTIIHELPESFVEYLLDDVGPFILPISVSNEDALPNRIHNPIDEEDYQVSEGSGDEAEQPVSPPSFPELELKIKESIEILGGAVFPKLNWSSPKDSAWISTSGTLCCTSFSEIALLLRSSDSLVHDLCHAYDSCSNKTMSRPPNFFLALRKWYSSLLPEMEFRCFVWGHHLVGISQREVTTFYPVLLEKKSDLQLLIENLFMDNVRLNFESENYTFDIYVTRDERVKIVDFNPWGAFTLPLLFTWEELGQNAREGNSVDFRIVESQCGIRPGLKTAVPQDYLDTSPGSGWDQFLKKVDAEFKQQGTSPTGRNSFIKS